One genomic segment of Flavobacteriaceae bacterium includes these proteins:
- a CDS encoding RDD family protein, whose product MDNFQIETAQNITIRQNAAHLTTRTGSYLIDRFIIIGYYILVILILRLMDYSFSWDNVSVVVLFSIPPFFYSLIFESLMNGQTPGKVANKIRVVKLDGSKPTFGSYIIRWILGFIELSMFGGSLAILAILLSAKGQRLGDMAAGTTVISEKKRVSLNDTFAGDIVENHTPTFPQVTTLSDTDIRTIKEIYRKSVRKRDHKIILKLHIKITDITGIKTTMKPIDFIDTVIKDYNYYTQ is encoded by the coding sequence ATGGATAATTTTCAAATAGAAACCGCTCAAAATATCACGATTCGGCAAAATGCCGCACATCTTACTACCAGAACCGGATCTTATCTTATAGACAGATTCATTATTATAGGATATTATATACTGGTTATTTTGATACTGAGACTTATGGATTATAGTTTTAGCTGGGACAATGTTTCTGTAGTGGTGCTGTTTAGTATCCCTCCGTTTTTCTATTCTTTAATTTTTGAGAGTTTGATGAATGGTCAAACGCCCGGCAAGGTTGCGAACAAAATAAGAGTGGTAAAGCTTGATGGTTCCAAACCTACATTTGGCAGCTATATAATCAGGTGGATATTGGGATTTATAGAGCTTTCTATGTTTGGCGGTTCTTTAGCTATTCTCGCCATTCTGCTAAGTGCCAAAGGCCAACGATTAGGAGATATGGCTGCAGGAACTACGGTCATCAGCGAAAAAAAACGAGTAAGCTTGAATGATACATTTGCCGGAGATATCGTTGAAAACCATACGCCAACATTCCCTCAGGTAACCACATTATCGGACACAGATATAAGAACTATTAAAGAAATATACCGAAAGTCAGTAAGAAAAAGAGATCATAAAATTATTTTAAAGCTACATATTAAAATTACGGATATTACCGGAATCAAAACAACTATGAAGCCGATAGATTTTATAGATACGGTTATTAAAGATTATAATTATTATACACAATAA
- a CDS encoding stage II sporulation protein M yields MREAAFVKINKTKWKLFEDVLYKKRRLSPGKLADLYIEITDDLSYAKTFYPNSTTQNYLNGIASAAHRKIYKNKRESKNRFITFFTKEFPLAFYAYQKHLLIAFLVFGFFTLAGMFSSASDIDFVQLILGDGYVNMTLENIDKGDPMAVYKEANQIDMFLGITFNNIRVAMYAFLLGILFSVGTLYVMMQNGIMLGSFLYFFYDKGLLWESSRTIWIHGTIEISVIIIASTAGMVLGNGLLFPKTYTRLESFKRSTIAGLKIMLSTVPFFIIAGFLEGFVTRYTQMPDTLAIAIIFLSLFLIVYYYIILPIKLTKKTAS; encoded by the coding sequence ATGAGAGAAGCTGCATTTGTAAAAATAAATAAAACAAAATGGAAGTTATTTGAAGATGTACTCTACAAAAAACGCCGGCTATCTCCGGGTAAATTAGCCGATCTGTATATTGAAATCACAGATGATCTAAGCTATGCCAAAACATTTTATCCAAATAGTACCACTCAAAATTACTTAAATGGAATAGCCTCTGCAGCACATCGGAAAATCTATAAAAACAAAAGAGAAAGTAAAAACCGATTCATTACTTTTTTTACCAAAGAATTTCCATTAGCATTTTATGCCTATCAAAAACACTTGCTCATTGCTTTTTTGGTTTTTGGTTTTTTTACCCTTGCAGGCATGTTTTCTTCTGCCAGTGATATTGATTTTGTTCAATTGATTTTGGGAGATGGTTATGTGAATATGACATTGGAAAATATAGACAAAGGAGATCCGATGGCAGTTTATAAAGAAGCAAACCAGATAGATATGTTTCTGGGAATCACTTTTAATAATATCAGAGTAGCTATGTATGCTTTTTTATTAGGAATACTCTTTTCCGTAGGCACTTTATACGTGATGATGCAAAACGGTATTATGCTGGGATCGTTTTTATATTTCTTCTATGACAAAGGGTTGCTTTGGGAATCTTCCAGGACTATCTGGATTCATGGGACTATAGAAATTTCCGTAATTATAATTGCATCAACTGCCGGAATGGTATTAGGCAACGGGCTGTTATTCCCAAAAACCTATACCCGATTAGAATCGTTTAAAAGAAGTACTATTGCAGGATTGAAAATTATGCTGAGCACCGTTCCGTTTTTTATTATTGCAGGGTTTTTAGAAGGATTTGTAACAAGGTACACACAAATGCCGGACACATTGGCAATCGCAATTATTTTTCTTTCCTTGTTTTTAATTGTATATTACTACATAATACTACCTATAAAACTAACCAAAAAAACAGCGTCATGA
- a CDS encoding DUF4350 domain-containing protein — protein MKIYIGILLAAVALIIYMEMAKPVPVNWFPSYAAKHKIPYGTYILKNELASMFKNIKEIKVPPFIYLNDTTTAGTYFFLNEYIHFDKAEQKKLLDFVARGNDVFISSTHIHIDTLNIETDPIVTFEYTEKFKLKIVNKNLNNDVYEFNRPAPIINFSKVDTAKTTALGNIYVYDKDDKPVAEGLNFIKHVHGKGAIYLHTFPLAFTNYNMLTDDNYLYTANLVSYINDEKPLLWDAYYKAGKTTIQSQMHYILSSKNLKYAYYTALMAIVFFIIFKGKRDQRFIRVIKPLQNQTLAFTKTIAGMYYENGDHKNIAYQKINYFLEYIREKLHIPTVVINESFYKHLAQRSNNTYDATVMLFTKIKTIQSQEYISKEQLIALNTLIEKFKSIKK, from the coding sequence GTGAAGATATACATCGGAATCCTCCTGGCTGCCGTAGCTCTTATTATTTATATGGAAATGGCAAAGCCTGTACCGGTTAACTGGTTTCCGTCGTATGCGGCAAAGCATAAGATTCCTTACGGAACCTATATTCTCAAGAATGAACTGGCATCGATGTTTAAAAATATCAAAGAAATAAAAGTACCGCCTTTTATATATTTAAATGATACTACCACTGCAGGTACCTACTTTTTTTTAAACGAATACATACATTTTGACAAAGCAGAACAGAAAAAACTATTAGATTTTGTTGCCAGAGGAAATGATGTTTTTATTTCGTCAACACATATTCATATAGATACACTCAATATTGAAACAGACCCCATCGTTACTTTTGAGTATACGGAAAAGTTTAAGCTAAAAATTGTAAATAAGAACCTGAACAATGATGTATACGAATTTAACAGACCTGCACCTATTATTAATTTTTCCAAGGTAGATACCGCCAAAACAACAGCACTGGGCAACATATATGTCTATGACAAAGATGACAAACCGGTAGCAGAGGGGTTAAATTTTATAAAACACGTACATGGAAAAGGAGCCATTTACCTACACACATTTCCGTTGGCTTTTACAAATTATAATATGTTAACTGATGATAATTACCTGTATACAGCAAATTTGGTATCCTATATAAATGACGAAAAACCCTTGTTATGGGATGCTTATTACAAGGCCGGTAAAACTACCATACAGTCTCAAATGCATTATATATTAAGTTCAAAGAACTTAAAGTATGCCTATTATACGGCATTGATGGCTATCGTGTTTTTTATCATTTTCAAAGGAAAAAGAGATCAACGATTTATACGGGTGATAAAGCCGCTTCAAAATCAAACACTGGCGTTTACAAAAACAATAGCCGGTATGTATTACGAAAATGGAGATCACAAAAATATCGCCTATCAAAAGATCAATTATTTTTTGGAATATATACGAGAAAAACTACATATACCAACAGTTGTCATTAACGAATCATTTTATAAGCATTTAGCACAGAGAAGTAATAATACATACGACGCTACAGTTATGCTATTTACAAAAATAAAAACCATTCAGTCTCAAGAATACATCTCGAAAGAACAATTGATAGCGCTGAACACCTTAATAGAAAAATTTAAATCAATAAAAAAGTAA